A stretch of DNA from Rheinheimera sp. MMS21-TC3:
GCATAAGGCAACCCTTGTTCAGCTGCAAGCTGAGCACTAAATAAGCTAGAGCCTAACAACCAAAGCGGCACTTTAGTACCATTCCCGGGTGTAGCCACTACGCGCTGCCCCTGTTGGGCATCGTTTAAATAGCGTTGTAGTTCTGCCACATCTTGCGGAAAATCTTCAGCGCTACCGCTGCGAGCACGCCTTAGTGCATGAGCGGTATATTGATCTGTACCAGGTGCCCTGCCTAAACCTAAGTCAATTCGACCAGGATATAAAGTTTCAAGGGTACCAAATTGTTCTGCAATAACTAAAGGCGCATGATTAGGTAGCATAATACCACCAGAGCCTAAACGAATACTGGTGGTACCCGCAGCAAGATAGCCAAGTAAAACAGCCACTGCAGAACTGGCTATCCCATCCATATTATGATGTTCTGCCACCCAAAAGCGCGCATAGCCTAATCCTTCAACATGTTTAGCTAAGACTAAGGCATTATGTAAAGCTTCAGCCGTAGTGCCCTTGTCACGCACTGGCGCTAACTCAAGCACTGACAGCTTAACCTTGGTTAAATTAGTCACTTAAAACCCTCCGCTTCGTAAAGCAGCAATACGTTTTTCTAATGGCGGATGACTTAAAAATAACTCAGATTTTTTGGCGCCACTGGCAATACCAAAGGCCATCATACTGCCTTCTAAATGACTCTCTGAATTATGTTTTAATCGCTCTAAAGCTGCAATCATCTTGTTAGGCCCTTCAATTCTGGCCGCACCGGCATCGGCACGGTATTCACGTTGGCGTGAAAACCACATAACGATAATACTAGCCAAGACACCAAACACCATTTCTAGCGCGAACACAGTGGCATAATAAGCAAAGCCACCGCCAGAGTTGTTATTATTACTATTGTTATTTAGCATACCGGCAATTAAGCGAGCGAAGAAAATAACAAAGGTGTTCACCACACCTTGGATCAGGGTTAAGGTTACCATGTCGCCATTGGCGACGTGTGAAATTTCATGGGCTAAAACTGCTTCTACTTCTTCTTGGCGCATATTGCGTAACAAACCAGTACTGACAGCGACTAAAGCATTATTACGATTCATGCCCGTGGCAAAAGCATTCATTTCAGGTGAGTCATAAATTGCCACTTCAGGCATACCAATATTGGCCGTTTTAGCTTGACGAGCAACAGTACTCATTAACCATTGCTCGGTGGCATTGCGTGGCTGCTCTATTACTACAGCACCCGTTGAGCGCTTAGCCATCCATTTTGAGATAGCTAATGAGATAAAAGAACCACCAAAACCAAAGATTGCTGCAAAAACTAATAAGCCACTAATACTACTGCGATCAACTCCCAGCATACTAAACACAACATTAAGCACTATGCTCAATACCGCTATTACGGCTAAGTTAGTTAATAAAAATAACAAGACTCTTTTCACGCTTTACTACCTTTTAAGTTTAAAAATCCAGAACTGTACTTAATATGGGGGCGCGTGAGGTGTTTTCAAATAGTTTAGCTAGTATTTTTCATTAGCCAGTGCAGTTAAAGCCGTCATAACTGCACTGGCTAATTGCTTGGCTTGCTGAGCTGAATTTAAGTTATCAGCTTTAGTTTGTAAGGGGAGTACGGCTAAACATGGTTGGGCAATACGCTGTTGTAGGTCGGCAATATTTTGCTCTAATAATAACATCTGCGGATCAACACAATTTGCTACCCAACCGACAATTTTACAACCACTGCGCGCTATCTCTCTTATGGTCAGCATAGCGTGATTTAAACAGCCTAGTTTTATGGCAACCACAACAATAACTGGTAACTGATTATCAGCCACCCAGTCAGCTAAGTAGCGCTGATTATTAAGAGGTAATAACCAGCCGCCAGCGCCTTCAATAACACAGAGATCAGCTTGCTGTTGCTGCCAACTCTGTAAGCTAATATTAAGTGTTTGCTCACAAATAGCTTGCTGATTTAACTTGGCAGCTAAATGCGGGGCAACTGCTTGTGGTAAGTAAATAGGATTAAACCAACTATAAGGTAACGCAGCACCTGTTGCAGTCGAATACAGTAACGCGTTACCAGAATGCTGCTGTAATAATAAAGCATCTTCATTATAACCAGCCTCATTACCACCTGCCGCTAGCGGCTTTACGCCTATAGCTTGGTAATCTAATTGCTTAAGCCCCTGTAGCAACAAGGTACTAACATAGGTTTTGCCCGCATCGGTGTCGGTTGCGGTAATAAAGATAGTTTTACTGCTCATGTTTTTGGCCATAAATAAATAACACTTGATAACTGGCTTTTAAACCCAGTGCAGTTCTATGTTGCTCATAAGCATGACCTAGTTGTTGCCAATAATTTTTACCCGTAAGGCCTAAGCGTTTATTGCCTACTACTTGGTTAGCACCTAAGGCTTTTAACTCTCGGGCTAAACTTATAACATCGTCATAATATAAGGGGTAATTAAGCTGTTTAAACTGCCAATTGATGCCGGTTAGTTGTTGGCACTGGGCTATTAACAGCTCGGCAGGTAAAAATGCATTAACATGGCTAGCATCATCTAAGGTAGCAAAAGCTTGGCGTAATTCATCTAGCGAGCCTTGCACTAAGGTGCTAATAACTAGTTGGCCCTGTTTAGTTAATATTCGCTGTATTTCCGCTATTACTTGGCTAGGCTTGCGACACCATTGCAACATCAAGCTGGAAAAAACAGTATCAATACTGCTATCAGCCAGCGGTAAGCTGGCTGCATCTGCTTGCAAATAATTGTCTGCCAAGGCTAACTCAGCGGCTTTTTCTAACATATTTAGGCTTAAATCTACCGCAGTTAAACGCTGACAATAATCAGAAAACCTAGGATGTAACCAGCCAGGGCCACAACCTAAATCTAATAAATGGCCTTGGTTGCTAGTGGGTAAAAATGCTAGAGCATCTAGGGCAACTTGCTGCTGTAAGCGTGCTGCAGCAAAATAACTATCTCTTGCCTTGCCAAAGCGCTGAGCAATTAAATCCTGATATATAGGCTTAGGTAATACAGTCATAATGCTTTCTTAAATTATTAACAAGTTGTTTTATATCATCAGCTTGATGCATGCAATTTAACGTAACGCGTAACCTTGAGCTGCCTGTAGCAACGGTTGGCGGCCTTATAGCTGTTAGCCATATTTGCTGTTGTTTTAATGCTAAACTAAGTTGTAGTGCCTTTTCAGCGCAGCCAACTACTACAGCTTGGATTGGCGTATTTGACGCAAGTATTGGCAAGTCAGCAGCTAGGGCTAACTGCCGAAATAACTGAATGTTTTGCTGCAGCTTATCTCGCCGCCACTGTTCAGTTCTGCATAAATTAACGCTAGCCAATACAGCGGCGCACAGCGCGGGAGATAAGGCGGTACTATAAACATAATGCCGTGCAAACTGCTCTAAATAATCTATAACCGTTTTGCTAGCACCAATAAAGGCCCCGCCTACCCCTATGGCCTTACCAAAATTAGCCATAGTGCAAAATAAAGCTGAAGGCGCGACCCCTTGCTCGGCCGCACTGCCACGGCCTTGATCACCTAATACGCCTAAACCATGAGCGTCGTCGAGTAGTAAGCCCGCATTATAATCCTGACAAAGCTGTACCATTGCCGCTAAATTTGGCGTATCACCATCCATACTAAACACACCTTCGGTGACTACCATAGTGTTTTGCTGCTCACTGTTATAACGCTGCAATAGCTTAGTTAAGGCTGCAAGATCATTATGACCAAAACGCTTAAAGCTTGCCTTACTGTGTATTGCGCCATCAATTAATGAGGCATGGCTTAATCTATCTAATAGCAATAGATCATCTTTGTCTGTTAGTGTCATTAACATTGCTTGATTAGCAGCAAAGCCAGATGAAAATAACAAGGTACGTTCAAAGCCTAACCAGTCACATAAGCTATCATTCAATTGCTGATGAATACTATGTTGACCCGTAATTAGCGGCGAGCCGGTACTGCCAGCGCCATATTGCAAAGCACCCTCGGCATAAGCTTGCAATACTTTAGGATCATTGGCTAAGCCTAAGTAATCATTGCCAGAGAAGTTTAAGTAATCTTTACTGGCAACAGTCAGCATGCGGCCCTGATAGCGCGCTAAGGTGACAGGCGTTCGCTTAAGTTGCAAAGCCTCTCGCTGTAATAACGCCTGCTGTAATTGTTCTAGTTTTATCTTCACTTATAACAACTACCCATAACAATGACCCAGTACCGTCTCTAACACAGGCTTTAGCCACATCTTATTTCGCCGCGTGATATAAAGGCGCAGTATGCTGCTCTTTAATGGCATCAGCTAAGGCTAGCGAATGTGCCTCATCAGAGACATCATGGCGACGCTCAGGGTTAATGCCTAACTTTTTAAAGAGCTGCATATCGGCATCAGATTCTGGGTTATCTGTTGTCAGTAACTTATCGCCATAAAAAATAGAGTTAGCGCCGGCTAAAAAGCATAAAGCCTGCATCTGTTCATTCATACCAGAGCGACCAGCAGATAAACGAACATGGCTTTGCGGTAACATAATACGGGCAACGGCTATAGTACGAATAAACTCAAAATCATCTAAGTCTTCAACATTTTCAAGCGGTGTACCTGCTACTTTAACTAACATATTAATAGGCACACTTTGCGGGTGCTCAGGTAAATTAGCCAATTGCATTAATAACGCCGAGCGATCATTTGCCGTTTCGCCCATGCCTAAAATACCGCCACAACATACTTTCATGCCAGCATTACGAACATGCGACAAGGTGTCTAATCTATCTTGATAAGTACGAGTAGTAATTATTTCGCCATAAAACTCAGGCGAAGTATCTAAATTATGGTTGTAATAATCTAAGCCTGCTTCTGCTAAGGTACCGGCTTGTTCGTCGGTTAGCATACCTAAGGTCATACAGGTTTCTAAACCTAAAGCTTTAACACCGCGAACCATTTCAATAATATAGGGCATATCGCGTTGTTTAGGGTTAGTCCAAGCTGCCCCCATGCAAAAACGGCTTGCACCTTGGTCTTTAGCCGCTTGTGCCTGTTGCAGCACTTTTTCAACTTCAATTAAACGCTCGCGCTCTAAGCCCGTATTATAGTGGCCACTTTGCGGACAATATTTACAGTCTTCTGCACATGCACCCGTTTTAATTGATAACAAAGTGCTTATTTGCACTTCATTGGCATTAAAATGTTGCCGATGAACGTTTTGGGCTTGAAATAATAAATCGTTAAATGGCAAAGCATAAAGTGCATTAACTTGCTCAAGTGTCCAGTCATGGCGCACGGTAGCTGTCATAAAAATCCCTATTAAGATTGAGGTTATGATTATTTTTCGCTAGTCTAGCGCCCGTCGCCCCGTTGTCAATCTAACAAGCAAGCAAAACTTTACTATAGGTTAATAAATGAGCATAAATCTAGCATTTGATCGTGAACACATCTGGCATCCCTACACTTCTATGATAGATCCACTTCCAGTTTATCCTGTGGTTGCCGCTAACGGCTGTGAGCTTGAACTTGAAAATGGCCAGAAATTAGTTGATGGCACGGCGTCTTGGTGGTCTGCCGTGCATGGTTATAACCACCCTGCACTGAATGCTGCAGTTACAGAGCAACTTAGCAAAATGGCTCATGTTATGTTTGGCGGTATTACTCACCCTAGTGCGGTTAACCTTTGTCAGCGCCTCTTAGCCATGGTGCCAACTAATTTAACTAAGGTGTTTTTAGCCGACAGCGGCTCTATTGCTGTTGAAGTAGCAATAAAAATGGCCTTGCAATATTGGCAAGGTAAAGGCAACAAAAGTAAACAAAAGCTCATTAGCCTGCGCAAGGGCTACCATGGCGATACTTTTGCCGCCATGGCCGTTTGTGATCCTGTAGATGGTATGCATGGCATGTTTAACGATGTGCTCGCCCAACATTACTTTTTACCCGCACCACAATGTGCTTTTCATGACACTTACTTTGATGTTAGTACCATGCAACCGTTGCAGCAATTACTACAACAAGAGCACCAGCAAATAGCCGCCTTAATTTTAGAACCTATAGTTCAAGGTTATGGTGGCATGCGCTTTTATCATCCTGAATACCTAAAAGCAGCCAGAGCTTTATGTGATCAATACCAGGTTTTGTTAATTTGCGATGAAATAGCCACCGGCTTTGGCCGCACCGGTAAGTTGTTTGCGTGCGAGCATAGCCAAATTCAGCCCGATATTATGTGTGTAGGTAAAGCCCTAAGTGGCGGCTATATAACCCTTGCAGCCACTTTATGCAGTGATGAAGTGGCAGATGGCATTAGCTTAAGTGATGCAAAAGGCTTAATGCATGGCCCTACTTTTATGGCTAACCCATTAGCTTGCGCGGTTGCTAGCGCGAGCTTAGATATTATTGCCACAGGTCAATGGCAACAGCAGGTAGCAGCCATAGAGCAACAACTTAAGACTGAATTAGCCCAGTGCAAACAAGGCCCAGGCGTAAAAGAAGTTAGAGTACTTGGCGCTATTGGTGTAATAGAAATGCACAACAAGGTAGATGTTGCCAAACTACAGCAACGCTTTGTTGAATTAGGGGTGTGGATCCGGCCATTTAATAACTTAATTTATGTTATGCCCCCTTTTATTATTACAGCAGATCAATTAACTAAATTAACATCAGCCATGTTGGCTGTATTAAGAGATTAGCCGCTTAACACTTGCTATAATTGCTGGCGCAAAATATAAAATAAAAAGCCTAAGCTGGTTAATAACAGCAAAATAATATTGAAGTGCAAATGATCGCTACGGCGTTTTAATCGAAACCAATTAAGCACTAAGCTAATACTGCTTAATAACACGCAGCCCCATAATAACCATTCTAGCCAAAAGGTTAACGTGGGCCGCCAATAGGTTCTTATATCAATATGCCAATAACGAACCAAACCCGAATCCATTTCTGGGCTAGCATAATGGGTAATAACTAGACAGACTAAAAATAACAACCAACCAACAATAGCTAGCCAAGCAAACAGGCGACAAACTAAATCTGGTCCAGTACGCCTGTCTTTTGGTTTTATATTTAAAGTATGTAGGTCCAATTTTGCTATCCTTTTCAAGTTTTACTTGTGTTAAGCGTATGGCTAAGTATCATTACAGCTTTCCTTTTATTAGCTAAGTTTACACCTTTTGGAGTTTGTTGCATGACCCACGCCGTGATTAAAGATGTTTTAGCAGGCCGCTATGCCGCAGGTGAGCAAATCACCGTTAAAGGCTGGATCCGCACACGCCGCGATTCTAAAGCCGGTATTTCTTTTTTAGCCATTCACGATGGTAGCTGTTTTGATGCAGTGCAAGCCGTTGTACCCGCTGAACTGCCAAATTATACAGAAGAAATTAAACACCTTACCTCTGGTTGTGCTGTTATTGCTACTGGCGTTGTTGTGGAATCAGAAGGCCAAGGTCAAGCTTTTGAAGTTTTAGCTAGCACGGTTGAAGTTGTTGGTTGGGTTGAAAACCCTGAAAGCTACCCTATGGCGCCTAAACGTCATAGTATGGAATACCTGCGTGAATATGCCCATTTACGGCCACGGACTAATATTACTGGTGCTGTTACTCGGGTTCGTCATTGCTTAGCTCAAGCGGTACATCGCTTTTTCCACGAACAAGGCTATTACTGGATTAGCACGCCAATCATTACTGGCTCTGATGCTGAAGGTGCCGGTGAAATGTTCCGTGTTAGTACTTTAGATCTGGAAAACCTACCTCGCACCGATAAAGGCGCAGTGGATTACAGCGAAGACTTTTTTGGTAAAGAAACTTTTTTAACAGTATCAGGCCAACTTAACGGTGAAACCTATGCCTGTGCCATGTCTAAAATCTATACTTTTGGCCCAACCTTCCGTGCTGAAAACTCTAATACTAGCCGGCACTTAGCTGAGTTTTGGATGATAGAGCCAGAAATCGCTTTTGCTGAATTAAAAGATATTGCGCAATTAGCAGAAGATATGTTGAAGTATGTCTGCAAAGCGGTGTTAACAGAGTGTGCTGACGATATGGCCTTCTTTGCTGAACGGATCGACAAAACTGCTATTAGCCGTTTACAACAATTAGTTGATTCTAAGTTTGTCCGTATGGATTATACCGACGCTATTGAAATCTTAAAAAATTGCGGTAAACAATTCACCTACCCTGTGGAATGGGGAGTGGACTTACAATCAGAGCATGAGCGTTATTTAGCTGAAGAGCATGTTGGTGCCCCTATCATTATGCAAAACTACCCTAAAGACATTAAAGCTTTCTATATGCGCTTAAATGAAGATGGCAAAACTGTCGCAGCTATGGACGTATTAGCGCCGGGGATCGGCGAAATTATCGGTGGTAGTCAGCGTGAGGAGCGTTTAGAAGAGTTTGATAAACGTTTAGCTGAAATGGGCTTAGATAAAGAAGATTATGGCTGGTATCGTGACCTGCGTCGTTATGGCACTGTACCCCATGCTGGTTTTGGCTTAGGTTTTGAACGTTTAGTCTCTTACGTTACTGGTGTTAGCAATATCCGTGATGTGATTGCTTTCCCACGTTATCCAGGCCATGCTGACTTTTAAGTGTTAAGTGTTAAGTGTTAAGTGTTAAGTGTTAAGTGTTAAGTGTTAAAAAAGCGCTGTTAGCATTAGTTAGCAGCGCTTTTTTTTATAGCGAATTAAAATAACTACTTATTATAATTCGCTAAAATAATCGTCTACTACAACAGGGTGACGTTTAGTTGGTTCAGCGTTTGCTGTGCCTAAATATAAAAAACCAACAATTTCATCTTCTTCTGCCAACTCTAAGGCTTGTTTAACATAGTCTAGCTGAGCATATGCGCCCGTACGCCAAATACCAGCAAAACCTTGAGCAAATGCCGCTTGTTGCATGGCCATTACAGCGCAAGCGGCAGAGTAATGCTGCTCTAGCACAGGTATTTTTGCATGCTCGGTAACTTTAGCAATACAAATAATGACCATAGGCGCTCTAAGCGGTAGTTGCCTTGCCCGTTCTAAAATTTCTGCAGCGGTAGTTGGGTTATCTTCTACTGCAGCTTCAACAAAGATATCACCTAATTTTAATAAGGCTTCGCGGCCTTGGGCAATAATAAAGCGCCAAGGTCGCAAGTTTCCATGATCAGGAACTTGCAAAGCAGCACGTTTAATATTATCTAGTACTTCACCTTGCGGAGCAGGTTCGGTTAAGCGAGTCAAAGAATAACGACTAGTAAGTAGGGTTAAAGCATCCATAAAAAACCTCAAAGAAGTAAGCTAGCTAAAGCCTAGCAAATTTATCTTGGACTGACATTAGATTCTATCTTCTTAAGATGTAGTTGCTGTGTAATCAAGCAGTTTGCTGGTTTAAACAGCAAACTGCTTAGAGCCGAACAGTTAAATAATAGCGGCAAGCTCTGCACCTTGGCGAATTGCCCGCTTCGCATCTAGCTCGGCAGCTACATCAGCACCACCAATTAAATGATGCTTAATACCTTTAGCCGTTAAACCTGCAACTAAGTCGCGCTGTGGTTCTTGACCGGCACATATAATTACATTATCAACATTTAAACAGCGTTCTTTACCTTCAATTTCAACCCAAAGGCCATGGTCGTCAACTTTAAGGTAACTCGCTCCAGCAATCATTTCGACGCCTTTTTTCTTTAATGACAATCGATGGATCCAGCCAGTTGTTTTTCCTAAACCACCACCTACTTTGCTAGTTTTGCGTTGTAATAAATATATTTTACGTTCCGACAAAGTCGCAGGTGCATCGGGCAATAAAGCCCCCCTTGCTTGATATGATTTATCAATTCCCCACTCTTTTAACCAAGCATCAGGCTGCAGGGTTAAAGACTGTGGTTCACTTAGGTATTCAGCAACATCAAAGCCTATTCCACCAGCACCAATAATAGCCACATGCTGACCTACAGGTTTATGATCCCGTAGCACATCTAAGTAACTAAGCACTTTAACATGATCGCTGCCAGCTAAGCCTATGTCCCTAGGGACTATGCCTGTTGCTAATATTACTTCATCAAAACCCGCTTCGGCTAAGCTATCAGCAGTTTGCTCACTGTTTAAATGTACCTTAATAGCGTGAAGACTTAGCATACGTTCAAAATAACGTAAGGTTTCGTAAAACTCTTCTTTACCCGGAATTTGCTTAGCATAGTTAAATTGGCCGCCAAGTTGGGCCGCTTTATCAAAAATCTGTACTTCATGGCCACGCTCAGCAGCATAAACACTAAAGGCCAAGCCGGCAGGACCAGAGCCTACTACAGCTAGCTTTTTACGTTGTTTAGTCATGGGGAAGTTAAGCTCTGTCTCATAGCAAGCCCGCGGGTTAACTAAGCAGCTGGCGCGTTTGTTTTTAAACACATGGTCTAAACAAGCTTGATTACAGGCTATACAAGTATTAATTCTATCTGCCTGATCAGCCGCGGCTTTATTAACAAAGTCGGCATCGGCTAAAAACGGTCTAGCCATACACACCATATCCGCTTGACCACTGACTAAGATATCTTCTGCAACTTGGGGATCATTAATGCGGTTAGTGGCAATAACGGGTATAGTTACCTCTTTACGCAAACGTTCTGTTATCCATGTAAAGGCTGCTCTTGGTACACTAGTACTAATTGTAGGCACTCGGGCTTCATGCCAGCCAATACCGGTATTAATTAAAGTTGCACCTGCTTTTTCAATCGCATTGGCTAAGCAAACTACTTCTTCATAGCTACTGCCATTCTCAACCAAATCGAGCATGGATAAACGGTAAATAATAATAAAGTCAGGTCCACACTGCTCTCTAACCGACTGCACTGTTTCTTTAGCAAAACGGCTGCGATTAGCAAAGCTGCCGCCCCATTCATCATGGCGTTGATTAGTGCGCTCACATATAAACTGATTAATTAAATAACCTTCAGAGCCCATAATCTCAACGCCATCATAACCCGCTTTTTTAGCCAATTTGGCAGCATGAGAAAAATCTTTAATGGTATTGTTAATCTGTCGTTTAGACATAGCAGAAGGTGAAAATGGCGTGATAGGTGATTTAACTTTACTAGGTGCAACACTAAAAGGATGATAACCATAACGGCCAGCATGTAATAATTGTAAGCAAATTTTAGCATCATGCTGATGCACGGCAGCTGTTACCTGCTTATGCTTACTAACCTGCCACCAAAAACTTAGTTGGCTGCCAAAAGGAATTAAACTACCGCGAAAGTTTGGGCTGATACCGCCAGTAATAATCAAACCTACTCCGCCTTTAGCCCGCTCGGCATAAAAAGCAGCCAGCTTGGCAAAGCCTTGTTTCTCTTCCTCAAGTCCAGTGTGCATAGAGCCCATAATGACTCGGTTACGTAAAGTGGTGAACCCCAGTTCTAGTGGTTGTAATAGTTTTTCGTATGCCACATAAGCCTCTCTGGTCGTACCTGTCTAATATAACTCAAACTTTATCTGCTTTATGCTGTTTAAGCAAGCCAGACGATTGTGCTAGTAACTAATAGTAACTATTGATTTTATATTAAAAGTTAAGCACTAAAAGTTAAGATTAATACATTTACTTACAAATTCAGCTTAGCCTTTAATTAGAAATTCGTTAGCATAGTCATAATTATTAGTGAACTAATGGAAATTTACCATGGCAGAAAAAAAACCAGGCTTGCTTCGTCGTTTATTTCGACCTATAGCAAGAATTTATCGTGGCTTTAGAAGTATAGTCTTAAATATCTTATTTATTGTTATCGTTATAGGTATTGGCGTAGCAATATTTAGTGATAAAGAATCAGTACAAGTACCGGCAACCTCAGCGTTAATTTTAAACTTAACCGGGGATCTGGTTGAAGAAAAGCGTTGGACTGATCCTATCTCCGCCGCCATTACAGAAAGTTTAGGTGGCCAAGAAGAAGCTCCCGAGCTATTAGTACGTGATGTAGTAAAAGTGATAAAACATGCTGCTACCGATAATCGTATTCAAACTATGGTGTTAGATTTATCCTCATTAGGCAGTGGCTCTATGGATAAATTAAAAACTGTTGGCTTAGCAATAGAAGAATTTAAAGCTGCGGGTAAAAAAGTATTTGCTTATGGCGCCTACTTTGGCCAAAACCAGTACTTTTTAGCTAGTTATGCCGATGAAATTAGTCTAAGCCCTATGGGTGCCGTTATACTAGAAGGCTTTGGTAGCTACCCTATGTACTATAAAAACGCCTTAGAAAAGCTA
This window harbors:
- a CDS encoding LLM class flavin-dependent oxidoreductase; this encodes MTNLTKVKLSVLELAPVRDKGTTAEALHNALVLAKHVEGLGYARFWVAEHHNMDGIASSAVAVLLGYLAAGTTSIRLGSGGIMLPNHAPLVIAEQFGTLETLYPGRIDLGLGRAPGTDQYTAHALRRARSGSAEDFPQDVAELQRYLNDAQQGQRVVATPGNGTKVPLWLLGSSLFSAQLAAEQGLPYAFASHFAPRFMQQAISLYRENFKPSAQLAKPYVMLGIPLVAADSDEQADYLVTTSYQRILSLVRGDSLKMKPPVSSMAGLWLPHEQQAVANFFAMAVVGGPEKIKAKLKAIVSETQADELIFTCDLYDVSDRLRSFELAMQAKLAN
- the htpX gene encoding protease HtpX, whose translation is MKRVLLFLLTNLAVIAVLSIVLNVVFSMLGVDRSSISGLLVFAAIFGFGGSFISLAISKWMAKRSTGAVVIEQPRNATEQWLMSTVARQAKTANIGMPEVAIYDSPEMNAFATGMNRNNALVAVSTGLLRNMRQEEVEAVLAHEISHVANGDMVTLTLIQGVVNTFVIFFARLIAGMLNNNSNNNNSGGGFAYYATVFALEMVFGVLASIIVMWFSRQREYRADAGAARIEGPNKMIAALERLKHNSESHLEGSMMAFGIASGAKKSELFLSHPPLEKRIAALRSGGF
- the bioD gene encoding dethiobiotin synthase, coding for MSSKTIFITATDTDAGKTYVSTLLLQGLKQLDYQAIGVKPLAAGGNEAGYNEDALLLQQHSGNALLYSTATGAALPYSWFNPIYLPQAVAPHLAAKLNQQAICEQTLNISLQSWQQQQADLCVIEGAGGWLLPLNNQRYLADWVADNQLPVIVVVAIKLGCLNHAMLTIREIARSGCKIVGWVANCVDPQMLLLEQNIADLQQRIAQPCLAVLPLQTKADNLNSAQQAKQLASAVMTALTALANEKY
- the bioC gene encoding malonyl-ACP O-methyltransferase BioC → MTVLPKPIYQDLIAQRFGKARDSYFAAARLQQQVALDALAFLPTSNQGHLLDLGCGPGWLHPRFSDYCQRLTAVDLSLNMLEKAAELALADNYLQADAASLPLADSSIDTVFSSLMLQWCRKPSQVIAEIQRILTKQGQLVISTLVQGSLDELRQAFATLDDASHVNAFLPAELLIAQCQQLTGINWQFKQLNYPLYYDDVISLARELKALGANQVVGNKRLGLTGKNYWQQLGHAYEQHRTALGLKASYQVLFIYGQKHEQ
- a CDS encoding 8-amino-7-oxononanoate synthase, which translates into the protein MKIKLEQLQQALLQREALQLKRTPVTLARYQGRMLTVASKDYLNFSGNDYLGLANDPKVLQAYAEGALQYGAGSTGSPLITGQHSIHQQLNDSLCDWLGFERTLLFSSGFAANQAMLMTLTDKDDLLLLDRLSHASLIDGAIHSKASFKRFGHNDLAALTKLLQRYNSEQQNTMVVTEGVFSMDGDTPNLAAMVQLCQDYNAGLLLDDAHGLGVLGDQGRGSAAEQGVAPSALFCTMANFGKAIGVGGAFIGASKTVIDYLEQFARHYVYSTALSPALCAAVLASVNLCRTEQWRRDKLQQNIQLFRQLALAADLPILASNTPIQAVVVGCAEKALQLSLALKQQQIWLTAIRPPTVATGSSRLRVTLNCMHQADDIKQLVNNLRKHYDCIT
- the bioB gene encoding biotin synthase BioB produces the protein MTATVRHDWTLEQVNALYALPFNDLLFQAQNVHRQHFNANEVQISTLLSIKTGACAEDCKYCPQSGHYNTGLERERLIEVEKVLQQAQAAKDQGASRFCMGAAWTNPKQRDMPYIIEMVRGVKALGLETCMTLGMLTDEQAGTLAEAGLDYYNHNLDTSPEFYGEIITTRTYQDRLDTLSHVRNAGMKVCCGGILGMGETANDRSALLMQLANLPEHPQSVPINMLVKVAGTPLENVEDLDDFEFIRTIAVARIMLPQSHVRLSAGRSGMNEQMQALCFLAGANSIFYGDKLLTTDNPESDADMQLFKKLGINPERRHDVSDEAHSLALADAIKEQHTAPLYHAAK
- the bioA gene encoding adenosylmethionine--8-amino-7-oxononanoate transaminase, with protein sequence MSINLAFDREHIWHPYTSMIDPLPVYPVVAANGCELELENGQKLVDGTASWWSAVHGYNHPALNAAVTEQLSKMAHVMFGGITHPSAVNLCQRLLAMVPTNLTKVFLADSGSIAVEVAIKMALQYWQGKGNKSKQKLISLRKGYHGDTFAAMAVCDPVDGMHGMFNDVLAQHYFLPAPQCAFHDTYFDVSTMQPLQQLLQQEHQQIAALILEPIVQGYGGMRFYHPEYLKAARALCDQYQVLLICDEIATGFGRTGKLFACEHSQIQPDIMCVGKALSGGYITLAATLCSDEVADGISLSDAKGLMHGPTFMANPLACAVASASLDIIATGQWQQQVAAIEQQLKTELAQCKQGPGVKEVRVLGAIGVIEMHNKVDVAKLQQRFVELGVWIRPFNNLIYVMPPFIITADQLTKLTSAMLAVLRD
- the asnS gene encoding asparagine--tRNA ligase, translated to MTHAVIKDVLAGRYAAGEQITVKGWIRTRRDSKAGISFLAIHDGSCFDAVQAVVPAELPNYTEEIKHLTSGCAVIATGVVVESEGQGQAFEVLASTVEVVGWVENPESYPMAPKRHSMEYLREYAHLRPRTNITGAVTRVRHCLAQAVHRFFHEQGYYWISTPIITGSDAEGAGEMFRVSTLDLENLPRTDKGAVDYSEDFFGKETFLTVSGQLNGETYACAMSKIYTFGPTFRAENSNTSRHLAEFWMIEPEIAFAELKDIAQLAEDMLKYVCKAVLTECADDMAFFAERIDKTAISRLQQLVDSKFVRMDYTDAIEILKNCGKQFTYPVEWGVDLQSEHERYLAEEHVGAPIIMQNYPKDIKAFYMRLNEDGKTVAAMDVLAPGIGEIIGGSQREERLEEFDKRLAEMGLDKEDYGWYRDLRRYGTVPHAGFGLGFERLVSYVTGVSNIRDVIAFPRYPGHADF
- a CDS encoding NAD(P)H nitroreductase, translated to MDALTLLTSRYSLTRLTEPAPQGEVLDNIKRAALQVPDHGNLRPWRFIIAQGREALLKLGDIFVEAAVEDNPTTAAEILERARQLPLRAPMVIICIAKVTEHAKIPVLEQHYSAACAVMAMQQAAFAQGFAGIWRTGAYAQLDYVKQALELAEEDEIVGFLYLGTANAEPTKRHPVVVDDYFSEL